Proteins encoded by one window of uncultured Celeribacter sp.:
- a CDS encoding toxic anion resistance protein: MSDTIRQQAEAALKDVEEVTAVILPEPKGELIDPTTLEAPVAAEVAKAKSEIDMHDTNSIVRFGSAAQAELQVISQAMLQDVKNKDVGPAGDSLRSIVTTIRGFSVSELDVRRERSWWEKLLGRAAPMAKFVARFEDVQSQIDKITDNLLTHEHKLLKDIKSLDMLYDKTLTFYDQLAIYIAAGELKLKELDETDIPALAAAVDAAPEEDQVIKAQELRDLRAARDDLERRVHDLKLTRQVTMQSLPSIRLVQENDKSLVTKINSTLVNTVPLWETQLAQAVTIQRSSEAAKSVREATDLTNELLTANAKNLREANKVVREEMERGVFDIEAVKTANEELVATIEESLQIADEGKRKRAEAEVELKTMETKLRDTLAAAKATGNASGPSVPA, translated from the coding sequence ATGTCCGACACCATCCGCCAACAGGCCGAGGCCGCTTTGAAAGATGTCGAAGAGGTGACCGCCGTCATCCTCCCTGAACCCAAGGGCGAGCTGATCGACCCGACGACCCTCGAGGCCCCTGTGGCTGCCGAGGTCGCAAAAGCGAAATCCGAGATCGACATGCATGACACCAACTCCATCGTGCGCTTCGGCTCTGCGGCCCAAGCCGAGTTGCAGGTGATTTCCCAGGCGATGTTGCAGGACGTCAAGAACAAGGACGTGGGACCGGCAGGCGACTCTCTTCGTTCCATCGTGACGACCATCCGCGGTTTTTCCGTGTCCGAGCTGGACGTGCGCCGTGAGCGGAGCTGGTGGGAGAAACTTCTGGGCCGCGCCGCCCCGATGGCGAAATTCGTCGCCCGTTTCGAAGACGTGCAAAGCCAGATCGACAAGATCACCGACAACCTGCTGACCCATGAGCATAAATTGCTCAAGGACATCAAGTCGTTGGATATGCTCTATGACAAAACCCTGACCTTCTACGACCAGTTGGCGATCTACATCGCGGCGGGCGAATTGAAGCTCAAGGAGCTGGACGAGACCGACATTCCGGCACTGGCCGCCGCCGTCGATGCCGCCCCTGAGGAAGATCAGGTGATCAAGGCGCAGGAGCTGCGAGACCTGCGCGCCGCGCGCGATGACCTTGAGCGTCGAGTGCACGATCTGAAACTGACCCGTCAGGTGACGATGCAATCCCTGCCCTCGATCCGACTGGTGCAGGAAAACGACAAGTCGCTCGTGACGAAAATCAACTCGACGCTGGTCAACACCGTGCCGCTTTGGGAAACCCAACTGGCGCAGGCCGTGACCATTCAGCGCTCGTCGGAGGCGGCGAAATCCGTGCGTGAGGCGACCGATCTCACGAACGAATTGCTGACCGCCAACGCCAAGAACCTGCGCGAGGCCAATAAGGTCGTGCGCGAGGAAATGGAGCGCGGTGTGTTCGACATCGAGGCCGTGAAAACCGCCAACGAGGAACTCGTCGCCACCATCGAAGAGAGCCTGCAGATCGCCGACGAAGGCAAGCGCAAGCGTGCCGAGGCCGAGGTCGAACTCAAGACGATGGAAACGAAACTGCGCGACACGCTGGCCGCTGCGAAGGCGACCGGCAACGCCTCCGGCCCCTCTGTGCCAGCGTAA
- a CDS encoding DUF2927 domain-containing protein — translation MFGKGVSGLALLAPLFVLSACMPAPDIKPLPRPAAAVRPIVQAPPERSGESLALESYYARVQNDLLTNELLRTDGGGPDTPLNARQLAANFEAIALNDEYTSVNGQFVAQKTPSNLHRWQVPVRVGLEFGATVSPEIRAKDEATVNSFVAQLARATGHSITRSSQPNFHVLVLNESERRAIGPRLAEMIPGIGQDAIRSVVNMPRSSYCLVVASDPANDGAYRSAVAIIRAEHPDLLRKSCFHEEIAQGLGLANDSPYARPSIFNDDEEFALLTRHDELLLRILYDRRLAPGMRPDTARPIATQIAYELMGEDI, via the coding sequence ATGTTTGGCAAAGGCGTGAGCGGGCTGGCCCTGCTCGCGCCCTTGTTTGTGCTGAGTGCCTGCATGCCCGCGCCCGACATCAAACCCCTGCCCCGCCCTGCGGCTGCGGTGCGACCGATCGTTCAGGCCCCGCCGGAGCGCAGCGGCGAGAGCCTTGCCCTCGAAAGCTACTACGCGCGGGTGCAGAATGATTTGTTGACCAACGAATTGCTGCGCACCGACGGTGGCGGGCCGGACACGCCGTTGAACGCCCGACAACTGGCCGCGAATTTCGAAGCCATCGCCCTGAACGACGAATACACCTCCGTGAACGGACAATTCGTGGCGCAAAAAACGCCCTCGAACCTGCATCGCTGGCAGGTGCCGGTGCGTGTGGGACTTGAGTTCGGCGCCACCGTGTCGCCCGAAATCCGGGCCAAGGATGAGGCGACCGTCAACAGCTTTGTCGCCCAGCTCGCCCGCGCCACGGGGCATTCGATCACGCGGTCCTCTCAGCCGAATTTCCATGTGCTGGTGCTCAACGAAAGCGAACGCCGTGCCATCGGGCCGCGCCTGGCGGAAATGATCCCCGGCATCGGTCAGGACGCCATCCGCTCGGTCGTCAATATGCCGCGCTCGTCCTATTGCCTGGTGGTCGCCTCTGACCCGGCCAATGATGGGGCATACCGTTCTGCCGTCGCAATCATTCGCGCGGAACACCCTGATTTATTGCGCAAATCCTGTTTCCACGAGGAAATCGCCCAAGGTCTGGGCCTCGCGAACGATAGCCCCTATGCGCGACCCTCGATCTTTAACGACGACGAAGAATTCGCGCTTTTGACGCGGCACGACGAGCTGCTTTTGCGCATTCTCTACGACCGGCGCCTCGCCCCCGGCATGCGCCCGGACACCGCCCGCCCGATTGCGACCCAGATCGCATATGAGCTGATGGGCGAGGACATTTGA
- a CDS encoding SPFH domain-containing protein, translating into MGIFDFLSGEFIDVIHWTDDTRDTMVWRFEREGHEIKYGAKLTVREGQAAVFVHEGQLADVFTPGLYMLETNNMPILTTLQHWDHGFKSPFKSEVYFVNTTRFGNLKWGTKNPIMCRDPEFGPVRLRAYGTYTVKVSDPSLFLTEIVGTDGEFTMDEISYQIRNIIVQAFSRIVAGSGIPVLDMAANTADLGKLVATEISKVVAEYGLTIPEFYIENISLPEAVEAAMDKRTSMGIVGNLDNYMKFNAAEAMGAENSAMAASMGAGMGAGLGMGMAQQGPWGARPAAAAPAAQTPPPPPPVEHVWHIAESGETKGPYSKAEMGQMAAKGALKRETFVWTPGQDGWLKAEDVTELAQLFTIAPPPPPPGA; encoded by the coding sequence ATGGGTATTTTCGATTTTCTTTCCGGCGAATTCATCGACGTCATCCATTGGACGGACGACACGCGCGACACGATGGTGTGGCGGTTCGAACGGGAAGGCCATGAGATCAAATATGGCGCCAAGCTGACGGTGCGCGAAGGTCAGGCGGCGGTGTTCGTGCATGAGGGACAACTGGCGGATGTGTTCACGCCGGGTCTCTACATGCTCGAGACCAACAACATGCCGATCCTGACGACGCTTCAGCATTGGGATCACGGGTTTAAATCGCCGTTCAAATCCGAGGTCTATTTCGTCAACACCACGCGGTTCGGCAATCTGAAATGGGGCACCAAGAATCCGATCATGTGCCGGGACCCGGAATTCGGCCCGGTGCGGCTCAGGGCCTATGGCACCTATACGGTGAAGGTCTCCGACCCGTCTCTGTTCCTGACCGAGATCGTCGGCACCGACGGCGAGTTCACCATGGACGAGATCTCTTACCAGATCCGCAACATCATCGTACAGGCGTTCTCGCGCATCGTCGCGGGCTCCGGCATTCCGGTTCTGGACATGGCGGCGAACACCGCCGATCTGGGCAAGCTTGTGGCCACGGAAATTTCCAAAGTGGTCGCTGAGTACGGCCTGACCATCCCGGAATTCTACATTGAAAACATCAGCTTGCCCGAAGCGGTTGAGGCCGCGATGGACAAGCGCACCTCGATGGGCATCGTCGGCAATCTCGACAATTACATGAAGTTCAACGCCGCCGAAGCCATGGGCGCGGAAAACTCCGCCATGGCGGCTTCCATGGGCGCGGGCATGGGCGCAGGTCTTGGCATGGGGATGGCGCAACAGGGCCCTTGGGGCGCGCGTCCCGCCGCCGCGGCCCCTGCCGCGCAAACGCCGCCGCCTCCGCCACCCGTCGAACATGTCTGGCACATCGCAGAAAGTGGCGAAACGAAGGGGCCGTATTCGAAAGCCGAAATGGGCCAGATGGCCGCGAAAGGCGCGCTCAAACGAGAAACTTTTGTCTGGACGCCGGGTCAGGACGGCTGGCTCAAGGCGGAAGATGTCACGGAGCTTGCTCAGCTCTTCACCATCGCGCCGCCGCCTCCGCCGCCGGGCGCCTAA